DNA sequence from the Chryseobacterium indicum genome:
CAATGGTTTCGAGTTCACGCTGTTCTTTAAAGGAAAGTCTTTTCTTTTTTGCGTTTGCATTGTTTACAGCCGGAACTGTTTCTTTTACAGGTTCAGATTTTACGGAAACAGATTTCTCCAAAGCGTCTTCTTTGCTTTTCGCTTCGCGGTATTCGGAAAAATTACCCGTAAAATCACGGATTTTGCCTTCGCCTTCAAAAGCAAGAATATGATCTACGATTCTGTCCATAAAATACCTGTCGTGCGACACAATAATTAATGAACCCTGAAACTGCTGTAAAAAGTTTTCGAGAACCGTTAAAGTCGGAAGATCCAGATCATTCGTAGGCTCATCAAAAATCAAAAAGTTCGGATTCTGATATAAGATATACATCAGATGGAGTCTTCTTTTTTCTCCGCCCGAAAGCTTAGAAATAGGAGAGTACTGCGTCTGATCGTCAAATAAAAACAATCTTAAAAACTGGGAGGCAGAAAGACTTTTTCCGTTGGCTAAAGGGTAAAATTCAGCAACTTCTTTAATGAAATCAATTACTCTTTCGCCTTCTTTATACGTAAGACCTTTTTGCGAAAAATATCCGAAATGGATGGTTTCTCCGGTTTCAATTTCTCCTTTATCAGCCTTTTCAAACCCCTGAATAATATTTAACAAAGTAGATTTTCCGGCTCCGTTTTTCCCAACAATTCCTACTTTTTCACCTCTCTGGAAAGAATAACTGAAATCTTTCAGCAACAATTTACTTCCAAAACTTTTGTCAATATTTTTAAGCTCAAGAATTTTATTTCCAAGCCTTTTCATTTCAAAATCAAGCTCTAAACCTTGTTTGCTCGTGTCTGTTTTGGCTACTTTTTCCGTTTCGTAGAAAGCATCAATTCTGGATTTGGATTTTGTAGTTCTTGCTTTCGGCTGCCTTCTCATCCATTCAAGTTCCTTTCTATAAAGGTTGTTGGCTTTATCAATTGTAGCATTCGTGTTGTCCTCGCGAATCATCTTATTTTCAAGATATGTGGCGTAAGAACCGTTATGAACGTAAAGATTCCTGTCTTCCATTTCCCAGATCGTATCGCAAACACTGT
Encoded proteins:
- a CDS encoding ABC-F family ATP-binding cassette domain-containing protein, with the protein product MNYVSAENLTKSYGIKVLFENITFHINEGDKIAIVAKNGSGKSTLLKILMGKEIADSGTVIINKDIQVVLFDQEIDFDPTITIDEFMMTLDSAPIMALKNYHQSLHSTDNDFIEKALLEMEAHKAWDLENEMKQILSQLKITDLEAKMGTLSGGQIKRVALAKLLTETRAEHRHTLLIMDEPTNHLDVEMVEWLESYLSKAKITLLLVTHDRYFLDSVCDTIWEMEDRNLYVHNGSYATYLENKMIREDNTNATIDKANNLYRKELEWMRRQPKARTTKSKSRIDAFYETEKVAKTDTSKQGLELDFEMKRLGNKILELKNIDKSFGSKLLLKDFSYSFQRGEKVGIVGKNGAGKSTLLNIIQGFEKADKGEIETGETIHFGYFSQKGLTYKEGERVIDFIKEVAEFYPLANGKSLSASQFLRLFLFDDQTQYSPISKLSGGEKRRLHLMYILYQNPNFLIFDEPTNDLDLPTLTVLENFLQQFQGSLIIVSHDRYFMDRIVDHILAFEGEGKIRDFTGNFSEYREAKSKEDALEKSVSVKSEPVKETVPAVNNANAKKKRLSFKEQRELETIEKEMPELEEKRAKILDQLNNEAEYEKISKLSADLESISETLENHEMRWLELQEILGEA